The proteins below come from a single Zea mays cultivar B73 chromosome 8, Zm-B73-REFERENCE-NAM-5.0, whole genome shotgun sequence genomic window:
- the LOC109941718 gene encoding receptor like protein 29-like: protein MGGVPLPPELGNIPRLQELRLANSGYSGPIPDTFGLLSSLTTLSLENNNLTGRIPPGLSRLKRMYHLNLSKNGLDGVVPFDAAFLRRLGRNLDLSGNPGLCVTDRAVMPGVGVGVCGDDVVDCERSAAAESSVVGRVVRGEVTTGRWPAGLLRPAAVALCSCLLL, encoded by the coding sequence ATGGGCGGCGTCCCGCTGCCGCCCGAGCTGGGCAACATCCCCAGGCTCCAGGAGCTCCGGCTGGCCAACTCCGGCTACTCGGGCCCCATACCGGACACGTTCGGCCTCCTGTCCAGCCTCACCACGCTGTCGCTGGAGAACAACAACCTCACCGGGCGGATCCCGCCGGGGCTCAGCCGTCTCAAGCGCATGTACCACCTCAACCTGAGCAAGAACGGGCTGGACGGCGTCGTCCCTTTCGACGCCGCGTTcctcaggcggctcggccggaacCTGGACCTGAGCGGCAACCCGGGGCTGTGCGTCACCGACCGGGCCGTCATGCCGGGCGTGGGCGTCGGAGTCTGCGGCGACGACGTCGTCGACTGCGAACGGTCCGCCGCCGCGGAGAGCTCGGTCGTCGGGAGAGTGGTCAGGGGAGAGGTGACGACGGGTCGCTGGCCGGCCGGGCTGCTCAGGCCCGCCGCGGTTGCGCTGTGCAGCTGCCTTTTGCTATGA